Proteins encoded by one window of Ramlibacter tataouinensis:
- the parC gene encoding DNA topoisomerase IV subunit A, producing the protein MSEQDSLISLDDGGNDDQIDLASYAQRAYLEYALSVVKGRALPNVSDGQKPVQRRILYSMWRMGLGFGGGAGAKPVKSARVVGDVLGRFHPHGDQAAYDALVRMAQDFSQRYPLIDGQGNFGSRDGDGAAAMRYTEARLAKITNLLLEEIDEGTVDFAPNYDGSTQEPLQLPARLPFALLNGASGIAVGLATEIPSHNLREVADACVALVKNARLSDDELFALIPGPDYPGGGQIISSATDIADAYRSGRGSLKVRARWKIEELARGQWQLVVHELPPGVSSQRVLEEIEELTNPKVKAGKKALLQDQLQLKQTVLAVLDAVRDESSKDAAVRLVFEPKTSRIEQSELITTLLAHTSLETSAPINLTSVGLDGRPVQKSLRQMLTEWVEFRQRTIERRSRHRLDKVLDRIHILEGRQLVLLNIDEVIAIIRGSDEPKQALIDRFRLSDRQAEDILEIRLRQLARLEAIRIEQELKNLREEQKKLEEILGSPAALRRLMVKEIEQDAKQFADERRTLIQAEKRAVAEVRVVDEPVTVVVSQKGWVRARQGHGHEAGSFAFKAGDGLYGTFECRTVDTLLAFGSNGRIYSIPVSTLPGARGDGQPVTTFIDLESGTQVVHYFAGAAGAWLLLSQSGGYGFLATVENMTSRQRGGKSFITCGAGETVCKPSLANVPSGAGAAVAGLLAPATHVACASTGGRILTFEIGELRPQANGGRGLLLIDLEPKDALAGAAAYTRSVRLAGVGRGGKEREETLEIRSLNNARGARGRKGKAADLGFKPALIERVE; encoded by the coding sequence ATGAGCGAGCAAGATTCCCTGATCTCCCTGGACGACGGCGGCAACGACGACCAGATCGACCTGGCCAGCTACGCCCAGCGCGCCTACCTGGAATACGCCCTGAGCGTGGTCAAGGGCCGCGCCCTGCCGAATGTCAGCGACGGCCAGAAGCCGGTGCAGCGCCGCATCCTGTACTCGATGTGGCGCATGGGCCTGGGCTTCGGCGGCGGCGCCGGCGCCAAGCCGGTCAAGAGCGCGCGCGTGGTCGGCGACGTGCTGGGCCGCTTCCACCCGCACGGCGACCAGGCCGCCTACGACGCGCTGGTGCGCATGGCGCAGGACTTCAGCCAGCGCTACCCGCTGATCGACGGCCAGGGCAACTTCGGCAGCCGCGACGGCGACGGCGCCGCGGCCATGCGCTACACCGAGGCACGGCTGGCGAAGATCACCAACCTGCTGCTGGAGGAGATCGACGAGGGCACGGTCGATTTCGCGCCCAACTACGACGGCAGCACGCAGGAGCCGCTGCAGCTGCCGGCGCGCCTGCCGTTCGCTCTGCTCAACGGCGCCAGCGGCATCGCCGTCGGCCTGGCCACCGAGATCCCCAGCCACAACCTGCGTGAGGTGGCCGACGCCTGCGTCGCGCTGGTGAAGAACGCCAGGCTCAGCGACGACGAGCTGTTCGCGCTGATCCCCGGCCCCGACTACCCCGGCGGCGGCCAGATCATCAGCAGCGCCACCGACATCGCCGACGCCTACCGCAGCGGCCGCGGCTCGCTCAAGGTGCGCGCGCGCTGGAAGATCGAGGAGCTGGCGCGCGGCCAGTGGCAACTGGTGGTGCACGAGCTGCCGCCGGGCGTCAGCTCCCAGCGCGTGCTGGAGGAGATCGAGGAGCTCACCAACCCCAAGGTCAAGGCCGGCAAGAAGGCGCTGCTGCAGGACCAGCTGCAGCTCAAGCAGACCGTGCTGGCGGTGCTGGATGCGGTGCGCGACGAGTCCAGCAAGGACGCCGCGGTGCGGCTGGTGTTCGAGCCCAAGACCAGCCGCATCGAGCAAAGCGAGTTGATCACCACGCTGCTGGCGCACACCAGCCTGGAGACCTCGGCGCCGATCAACCTGACGTCGGTCGGGCTGGACGGCAGGCCGGTGCAGAAGTCGCTGCGGCAGATGCTCACCGAGTGGGTCGAGTTCCGCCAGCGCACCATCGAGCGGCGCTCGCGGCACCGGCTGGACAAGGTGCTGGACCGCATCCACATCCTCGAGGGGCGGCAGCTGGTGCTGCTGAACATCGACGAGGTGATCGCCATCATTCGCGGCAGCGACGAGCCCAAGCAGGCCCTGATCGACCGCTTCCGCCTCTCGGACCGCCAGGCCGAGGACATCCTGGAGATCCGGCTGCGGCAACTGGCCCGGCTGGAGGCGATCCGCATCGAGCAGGAGCTGAAGAACCTGCGCGAGGAGCAGAAGAAGCTCGAAGAGATCCTCGGCAGCCCGGCCGCGCTGCGGCGCCTGATGGTCAAGGAGATCGAGCAGGACGCCAAGCAGTTCGCCGACGAGCGCCGCACCCTGATCCAGGCCGAGAAGCGCGCGGTCGCGGAAGTGCGGGTGGTCGATGAGCCGGTGACCGTGGTGGTGTCGCAGAAGGGCTGGGTGCGCGCGCGCCAAGGCCATGGCCATGAAGCGGGCAGCTTCGCGTTCAAGGCCGGCGACGGCCTGTACGGCACCTTCGAGTGCCGCACCGTCGACACGCTGCTGGCCTTCGGCAGCAATGGGCGCATCTATTCGATTCCGGTGTCCACGCTGCCGGGCGCGCGCGGCGACGGCCAGCCGGTCACCACCTTCATCGACCTGGAATCGGGCACCCAGGTGGTGCACTACTTCGCCGGTGCGGCCGGCGCCTGGCTGCTGCTGTCGCAGAGCGGCGGCTACGGCTTCCTCGCCACCGTGGAGAACATGACCTCGCGCCAGCGCGGCGGCAAGTCGTTCATCACCTGCGGCGCGGGCGAGACGGTGTGCAAGCCCTCGCTGGCGAACGTGCCATCCGGGGCGGGGGCGGCGGTCGCGGGCCTGCTGGCGCCGGCCACCCACGTCGCCTGCGCATCCACCGGAGGGCGCATCCTCACCTTCGAGATCGGCGAGCTGCGCCCGCAGGCCAACGGCGGCCGGGGCCTGCTGCTGATCGACCTGGAGCCCAAGGACGCGCTGGCCGGCGCTGCCGCCTACACCCGCAGCGTGCGGCTGGCCGGGGTCGGCCGCGGCGGCAAGGAGCGGGAGGAGACGCTGGAGATCCGCTCGCTGAACAACGCCCGCGGCGCGCGCGGCCGCAAGGGCAAGGCGGCGGACCTGGGCTTCAAGCCGGCGCTGATCGAGCGCGTGGAATAG
- a CDS encoding lytic transglycosylase domain-containing protein, translated as MKRLLAIAAAALALASGAAHADVWGFVDERGVAHFAAERLDERYELFFRGGESFDTADGVGGRGATPRPVAVPTRSAARLVAFFEVSPGYKRVQHHLREASRAHGIDYELLQAVIATESGFDAAAVSPKGAVGLMQVMPATAQRYGVGTDRKQSIETQLTDPRTNIRAGTRYLRYLLDLFPGQLELALAAYNAGEGAVQRAGNQVPNYRETRNYVQTVLQLYAMLKPPAMAAGPRSVPRRVRVELSGPPGGAAGRGNMPAPLDTRPPELAATDPY; from the coding sequence GTGAAGCGCCTCCTGGCCATCGCGGCAGCGGCCCTGGCGCTGGCCAGCGGCGCCGCCCACGCCGACGTCTGGGGTTTCGTCGACGAGCGCGGCGTGGCCCATTTCGCCGCCGAGCGTCTGGACGAGCGCTACGAGCTGTTCTTCCGCGGCGGCGAGAGCTTCGACACGGCCGACGGCGTGGGCGGCCGCGGCGCCACGCCGCGGCCGGTGGCCGTCCCCACCCGCAGCGCGGCGCGCCTGGTCGCCTTCTTCGAGGTCTCGCCCGGCTACAAGCGGGTGCAGCACCACCTGCGCGAGGCCTCCCGGGCGCACGGCATCGACTATGAGCTGCTCCAGGCAGTGATCGCCACCGAGTCCGGCTTCGACGCCGCGGCCGTGTCGCCCAAGGGTGCGGTGGGCCTGATGCAGGTGATGCCCGCCACCGCCCAGCGCTACGGTGTCGGCACCGACCGCAAGCAGTCGATCGAGACGCAGCTGACCGACCCGCGCACCAACATCCGCGCCGGCACCCGCTACCTGCGCTACCTGCTGGACCTGTTTCCCGGCCAGCTCGAGCTGGCGCTGGCCGCCTACAACGCGGGCGAGGGCGCCGTGCAGCGTGCCGGCAACCAGGTGCCCAACTACCGCGAGACCCGCAACTACGTGCAGACCGTGCTGCAGCTGTACGCCATGCTCAAGCCGCCGGCCATGGCGGCGGGGCCGCGCAGCGTGCCGCGCCGGGTGCGGGTCGAGCTGTCCGGCCCGCCGGGCGGCGCCGCCGGCCGCGGCAACATGCCGGCGCCACTGGACACCCGGCCACCGGAACTGGCCGCCACCGACCCCTATTGA
- a CDS encoding GNAT family N-acetyltransferase encodes MLPATDAATNRSPARVRLRPTMQSDLEFVLSIERDPANLPFITPWERTQHEAAIRFPDFRHFIVEGGADLASVGFLILIGCKSPNQSLELKRMVVQSKGTGFGRAALRVAKKVAFDDLGAHRFWLDVKHHNARARALYDSEGFVVEGTLRECVRGADGFDSLVVMAMLQAEFAGRRAQGLELPA; translated from the coding sequence ATGCTGCCCGCAACCGACGCCGCCACGAACCGTTCGCCGGCCCGTGTCCGGCTGCGGCCCACCATGCAGAGCGACCTGGAATTCGTGCTCTCGATCGAGCGCGATCCGGCCAACCTGCCGTTCATCACGCCCTGGGAGCGCACCCAGCACGAGGCGGCGATCCGCTTTCCGGACTTCCGCCACTTCATCGTGGAAGGCGGCGCGGACCTGGCCTCGGTCGGCTTCCTGATCCTGATCGGTTGCAAGAGCCCCAACCAGTCGCTCGAATTGAAGCGCATGGTGGTGCAGTCCAAGGGCACGGGCTTCGGGCGCGCGGCGCTGCGGGTGGCCAAGAAGGTGGCGTTCGACGACCTGGGCGCGCACCGCTTCTGGCTGGACGTGAAGCACCACAACGCCCGCGCCAGGGCGCTGTACGACAGCGAGGGCTTTGTTGTCGAAGGCACGCTGCGCGAGTGCGTGCGCGGCGCGGACGGCTTCGATTCACTGGTGGTCATGGCCATGCTGCAGGCCGAGTTCGCGGGCCGGCGGGCGCAGGGGCTGGAGTTGCCGGCGTGA
- a CDS encoding DNA topoisomerase IV subunit B, whose amino-acid sequence MATRSSPATDYSEGSIRVLKGLEPVKQRPGMYTRTDNPLHVIQEVLDNAADEALAGYGKRIKVTLHADGSIGIEDDGRGIPFGLHPEEKAPVIELVFTRLHAGGKFDKGKGGAYSFSGGLHGVGVSVTNALARRMEVTSHREGQVATLVFSGGDVVEELKLRKLAEGERRQGTTVRVWPDGKYFESSQLPMAELQHLLRSKAVLMPGVAVYLVNEKTRESQSWQYKGGLRDYLLQTLPADPVIPLFEGEGFADNSETFAEGEGAAWCVAFTEDGHPMRESYVNLIPTSAGGTHESGLRDGLFNAVKGFIELHSLLPKGVKLLPEDVFARASYVLSAKVLDPQFQGQIKERLNSRDAVRLVSAFVRPALELWLNQHVDYGKRLAELAIKAAQTRQKAGQKVEKRKGSGVAVLPGKLTDCESRDLSHNEVFLVEGDSAGGSAKMGRDKESQAILPLRGKVLNTWEVERDRLFANTEIHDIAVAIGVDPHGPNDQPDLSGLRYGKVCILSDADVDGSHIQVLLLTLFFRHFPKLIEAGHVYVARPPLFRVDVPARGKKPAGKEYALDEGELTRILDKLRKEGVREGAWTISRFKGLGEMSAEQLWETTLNPDTRRLLPVQLGKRDFAGTEGLITKLMGKGEAAARRELMELHGDAVEVDV is encoded by the coding sequence ATGGCCACGCGTTCCTCCCCCGCCACCGACTACTCCGAAGGTTCCATCCGCGTCCTCAAGGGACTGGAGCCGGTCAAGCAGCGGCCGGGCATGTACACCCGCACCGACAACCCGCTGCACGTCATCCAGGAAGTGCTGGACAACGCCGCGGACGAGGCGCTGGCCGGCTACGGCAAGCGCATCAAGGTCACGCTGCACGCCGACGGCTCGATCGGCATCGAGGACGACGGGCGCGGCATTCCCTTCGGACTGCACCCGGAAGAGAAGGCGCCGGTGATCGAGCTGGTGTTCACCCGGCTGCACGCCGGCGGCAAGTTCGACAAGGGCAAGGGCGGCGCCTACAGCTTCTCCGGCGGCCTGCACGGCGTCGGCGTGTCGGTGACCAATGCGCTGGCCAGGCGCATGGAAGTGACCAGCCACCGCGAAGGGCAGGTCGCCACCCTCGTGTTTTCGGGCGGCGACGTGGTCGAGGAGCTGAAGCTGCGCAAGCTGGCCGAGGGCGAGCGCCGCCAGGGCACCACGGTGCGCGTCTGGCCCGACGGCAAGTACTTCGAGTCCAGCCAGCTGCCCATGGCCGAGCTGCAGCACCTGCTGCGCAGCAAGGCGGTGCTGATGCCGGGCGTGGCGGTCTACCTGGTCAACGAGAAGACGCGCGAGAGCCAGAGCTGGCAATACAAGGGCGGCCTGCGCGACTACCTGCTGCAGACCCTGCCGGCCGACCCGGTGATCCCGCTGTTCGAGGGCGAGGGCTTCGCCGACAACAGCGAGACCTTCGCCGAAGGCGAGGGCGCGGCCTGGTGCGTGGCCTTCACCGAAGACGGCCACCCGATGCGCGAGAGCTACGTCAACCTGATCCCCACCAGCGCCGGCGGCACCCACGAGAGCGGCCTGCGCGACGGCCTGTTCAATGCCGTCAAGGGCTTCATCGAGCTGCACTCGCTGCTGCCCAAGGGCGTCAAGCTGCTGCCCGAGGACGTGTTCGCCCGCGCCAGCTACGTGCTGTCGGCCAAGGTGCTGGACCCCCAGTTCCAGGGCCAGATCAAGGAGCGGCTCAATTCGCGCGACGCCGTGCGGCTGGTGTCCGCCTTCGTGCGGCCGGCGCTGGAGCTGTGGCTCAACCAGCACGTCGACTACGGCAAGAGGCTGGCCGAGCTGGCGATCAAGGCGGCCCAGACGCGGCAGAAGGCCGGCCAGAAGGTCGAGAAGCGCAAGGGCTCGGGGGTGGCGGTGCTGCCCGGCAAGCTCACCGATTGCGAAAGCCGCGACCTGTCGCACAACGAGGTGTTCCTGGTCGAGGGCGACTCGGCCGGCGGCAGCGCCAAGATGGGCCGCGACAAGGAATCGCAGGCCATCCTGCCGCTGCGCGGCAAGGTGCTCAACACCTGGGAAGTCGAGCGCGACCGCCTGTTCGCCAACACCGAGATCCACGACATTGCGGTCGCCATCGGCGTCGATCCGCACGGCCCGAACGACCAGCCCGACCTGTCGGGCCTGCGCTACGGCAAGGTCTGCATCCTGTCCGACGCCGACGTCGACGGCTCGCACATCCAGGTGCTGCTGCTCACGCTGTTCTTCCGCCACTTCCCCAAGCTGATCGAGGCCGGCCACGTGTACGTGGCGCGGCCGCCGCTGTTCCGGGTCGACGTGCCGGCGCGCGGCAAGAAGCCGGCCGGCAAGGAATACGCGCTCGACGAGGGCGAGCTGACCCGCATCCTGGACAAGCTGCGCAAGGAAGGCGTGCGGGAAGGCGCCTGGACCATCAGCCGCTTCAAGGGTCTGGGCGAGATGAGCGCGGAACAGCTGTGGGAAACCACGCTCAACCCCGACACCCGGCGCCTGCTGCCGGTGCAGCTGGGCAAGCGGGACTTCGCCGGCACCGAAGGCCTGATCACCAAGCTGATGGGCAAGGGCGAGGCGGCGGCCCGGCGCGAGCTGATGGAACTGCACGGCGACGCGGTCGAAGTGGACGTCTGA
- a CDS encoding MFS transporter, with the protein MHFPARLSMRQVLFCGAAVVTLSMGIRHGFGLWLQPITQAQGWTRETFAFALAVQNLAWGLFGVFAGMLADRFGAFRVLIGGAVLYALGLVGMALSPTPLLFALTAGVLIGAAQAGTTYAVVYGIIGRQIDPARRSWAMGVAAAAGSFGQFLMVPVEGFLIGGLGWQQSLLVLAALVLLIGPFAWGLREPGFTGGAPVQREQTIAQALREAFRYPSFQLLMAGYFVCGFQVVFIGVHMPSYLKDKGLSPQVASYALALIGLFNVFGTYAVGVLGQKLARRKILAAIYFGRSIAIVAFLWAPLTPMSVYLFSAVIGLLWLSTVPPTNATVAQIFGVAHLSMLSGFVFFSHQIGSFMGVWLGGLLYDRTGSYDIVWWLAVALGVFAALVNLPVREAPIRRGPLPQPA; encoded by the coding sequence ATGCATTTTCCCGCCCGTCTGTCCATGCGCCAGGTGCTCTTCTGCGGCGCCGCCGTCGTCACCCTGTCCATGGGCATCCGCCACGGCTTCGGCCTGTGGCTGCAGCCGATCACCCAGGCCCAGGGCTGGACCCGCGAGACCTTCGCCTTCGCCCTGGCGGTGCAGAACCTGGCCTGGGGCCTGTTCGGCGTGTTCGCCGGCATGCTGGCCGACCGCTTCGGCGCGTTCCGGGTGCTGATCGGCGGTGCGGTCCTGTATGCGCTGGGCCTGGTCGGCATGGCCCTGTCGCCCACCCCCTTGCTGTTCGCGCTCACGGCCGGCGTGCTGATCGGCGCGGCCCAGGCCGGCACCACCTACGCCGTGGTGTACGGGATCATCGGCCGGCAGATCGACCCGGCCAGGCGCTCCTGGGCCATGGGCGTCGCCGCCGCCGCCGGCTCGTTCGGCCAGTTCCTGATGGTGCCGGTGGAGGGCTTCCTGATCGGCGGGCTGGGCTGGCAGCAGTCGCTGCTGGTGCTGGCGGCGCTGGTGCTGCTGATCGGGCCGTTCGCCTGGGGCCTGCGCGAGCCGGGCTTCACGGGCGGGGCGCCGGTCCAGCGCGAGCAGACCATCGCGCAGGCCCTGAGGGAGGCCTTCCGGTACCCCAGCTTCCAGCTGCTGATGGCCGGCTACTTCGTGTGCGGCTTCCAGGTGGTGTTCATCGGCGTGCACATGCCCAGCTACCTGAAGGACAAGGGCCTGTCGCCCCAGGTGGCCAGCTATGCGCTGGCGCTGATCGGCCTGTTCAACGTGTTCGGCACCTACGCCGTCGGCGTGCTGGGGCAGAAGCTGGCCCGGCGCAAGATCCTGGCGGCGATCTACTTCGGCCGCTCGATCGCGATCGTGGCCTTTCTCTGGGCGCCGCTGACGCCGATGTCGGTCTACCTGTTCTCGGCGGTGATCGGCCTGCTGTGGCTGTCCACCGTGCCGCCCACCAATGCGACGGTGGCCCAGATCTTCGGCGTGGCCCACCTGTCCATGCTGAGCGGCTTCGTGTTCTTCAGCCACCAGATCGGCTCCTTCATGGGCGTCTGGCTGGGCGGCCTGCTGTACGACCGCACCGGCAGCTACGACATCGTCTGGTGGCTGGCCGTCGCGCTGGGCGTGTTCGCCGCGCTGGTGAACCTGCCCGTGCGCGAGGCGCCCATCCGCCGCGGCCCGCTGCCGCAGCCGGCATGA
- a CDS encoding SDR family oxidoreductase encodes MKTYVITGASDGIGAELARQIAAAKQGNAALVLAARNRDKLQEVAAQCEAAGADALAVTTDVTQEAQCRALVAAAVARFGGLNCLVNNAGMSAHALLEDVAAADLGWYQDLMAVNLWGSVWCTHAALPHLKASRGQIVAVSSLAGLVGVPGRTAYSATKFAMTGFFEALRAELKPAGVAVTLAYPGVVDTAIRLRGYDARGRPAGRSGLKEEGAMPVDQCARLILQGMQARRREVVMTTRGKLGRFLKLVAPGVVENIALAALKDDVRPGAAAAGKAGPLPGQGG; translated from the coding sequence ATGAAGACCTACGTGATCACCGGCGCCTCCGATGGCATCGGGGCGGAGCTGGCGCGGCAGATCGCCGCGGCGAAGCAAGGCAATGCGGCGCTGGTGCTGGCCGCCCGCAACCGCGACAAGCTGCAGGAGGTGGCGGCCCAATGCGAGGCCGCGGGCGCCGATGCGCTGGCGGTCACCACCGACGTCACGCAGGAAGCGCAATGCCGGGCCCTCGTCGCGGCGGCGGTCGCCCGGTTCGGCGGCCTAAACTGCCTGGTCAACAACGCCGGCATGTCGGCCCATGCGCTGCTCGAGGACGTCGCCGCCGCCGACCTGGGCTGGTACCAGGACCTGATGGCCGTCAACCTGTGGGGCAGCGTGTGGTGCACGCATGCCGCGCTGCCGCACCTGAAGGCCAGCCGCGGCCAGATCGTCGCGGTCTCGTCGCTGGCCGGGCTGGTCGGCGTGCCGGGCCGCACCGCCTACAGCGCGACCAAGTTCGCCATGACCGGCTTCTTCGAGGCATTGCGCGCCGAGCTCAAGCCGGCCGGGGTGGCCGTGACCCTCGCCTACCCCGGCGTGGTGGACACCGCCATCCGCTTGCGCGGCTACGACGCCCGGGGCCGGCCGGCCGGGCGCAGCGGCCTGAAGGAAGAAGGCGCGATGCCGGTGGACCAGTGCGCCCGGCTGATCCTGCAAGGCATGCAGGCGCGCCGGCGCGAGGTGGTGATGACCACGCGCGGCAAGCTCGGCCGCTTCCTGAAACTGGTCGCTCCTGGTGTCGTGGAAAACATCGCCCTGGCTGCCTTGAAGGACGACGTGCGACCCGGCGCAGCCGCGGCCGGAAAGGCCGGGCCCCTGCCCGGCCAGGGCGGATGA
- a CDS encoding class I SAM-dependent methyltransferase, with product MRMQHGTQEPSGWIRRWSHLLPAGGTVLDVACGAGRHMRWLARLGHAVTGVDRDPDALGAAAAFGRAVQADIENGPWPFAGQAFDGVVVTNYLWRPLWPTLLGALAPDGVLLYETFAEGQAAIGKPSRPEFLLRHGELLQLCRELRIVAYEDGFLDAPPRLVQRIAAVRTGPADGRARHRLQIESAIPE from the coding sequence ATGAGGATGCAGCACGGCACGCAAGAGCCTTCCGGCTGGATCCGCCGCTGGAGCCACCTGCTGCCCGCGGGCGGCACCGTGCTCGACGTCGCCTGCGGCGCCGGCCGCCACATGCGCTGGCTGGCGCGGCTCGGCCATGCCGTGACCGGCGTCGACCGCGACCCCGACGCCCTCGGTGCCGCCGCCGCCTTCGGCCGCGCGGTGCAGGCCGACATCGAGAACGGTCCCTGGCCCTTCGCCGGGCAGGCCTTCGATGGCGTGGTCGTCACCAACTATTTGTGGCGGCCGCTGTGGCCGACCCTGCTGGGCGCCCTGGCACCCGACGGCGTGCTGCTCTACGAGACCTTTGCCGAGGGCCAGGCCGCCATCGGCAAGCCCTCGCGGCCGGAATTCCTGCTGCGCCACGGCGAGCTGCTGCAGCTGTGCCGCGAGCTGCGGATCGTGGCCTACGAGGACGGCTTCCTCGACGCCCCGCCGCGCTTGGTGCAGCGCATCGCGGCCGTGCGGACGGGCCCTGCGGACGGAAGGGCTCGCCACCGCCTCCAGATAGAATCCGCCATTCCCGAGTGA
- the dapA gene encoding 4-hydroxy-tetrahydrodipicolinate synthase, whose amino-acid sequence MTPITGSIVALATPMQDDGSVDYPTLRKLIDWHIAEGTDCICVVGTTGESPTVDVEEHQEIIRVAVDQARGRVPIMAGCGANSTREAISLARYAKKVGADCQLQVVPYYNKPTQEGQYQHFKAIAEAVGDLPMVLYNVPGRTVADMQHETVLRLAQVPGIVGIKEATGNIERAQWLLRDKPAGFAVYSGDDPTAVALMLCGGQGNISVTANVAPRLMHELCVAALAGQAREAMAIQNRLLPLHRNLFVEANPIPLKWAMARLGLCGPALRLPMTPLAPAWHAPVEAALRSTGLLA is encoded by the coding sequence ATGACCCCCATCACCGGCAGCATCGTCGCCCTGGCGACCCCGATGCAGGACGACGGCAGCGTGGACTACCCCACCCTGCGCAAGCTGATCGACTGGCACATCGCCGAAGGCACCGATTGCATCTGCGTGGTGGGCACGACCGGCGAGTCCCCCACCGTCGACGTGGAGGAACACCAGGAGATCATCCGGGTGGCGGTCGACCAGGCCCGCGGCCGCGTGCCCATCATGGCCGGCTGCGGCGCCAACTCCACCCGCGAGGCGATTTCGCTGGCGCGCTACGCCAAGAAGGTCGGCGCCGACTGCCAACTGCAGGTGGTGCCCTACTACAACAAGCCCACCCAGGAAGGCCAGTACCAGCACTTCAAGGCCATCGCCGAGGCGGTGGGCGACCTGCCGATGGTGCTGTACAACGTGCCCGGCCGCACGGTGGCGGACATGCAGCACGAGACGGTGCTGCGCCTGGCCCAGGTGCCCGGCATCGTCGGCATCAAGGAAGCCACCGGCAACATCGAGCGCGCCCAATGGCTGCTGCGCGACAAGCCGGCCGGCTTCGCGGTCTATTCCGGGGACGACCCCACCGCGGTGGCGCTGATGCTGTGCGGCGGGCAGGGCAACATCAGCGTCACGGCCAACGTGGCGCCGCGCCTGATGCACGAGCTGTGCGTGGCGGCGCTGGCCGGCCAGGCGCGCGAGGCCATGGCCATCCAGAACCGGCTGCTGCCGCTGCACCGCAACCTGTTCGTGGAAGCCAACCCGATCCCGCTGAAGTGGGCGATGGCGCGCCTGGGCCTGTGCGGCCCGGCGCTGCGCCTGCCCATGACCCCCCTGGCACCCGCCTGGCACGCACCGGTTGAAGCCGCCCTGCGCTCGACCGGCCTGCTGGCCTGA
- the bamC gene encoding outer membrane protein assembly factor BamC — MKRFAKLGVLAACAALAACSILENDRIDYKSASKGATLEVPPDLTQLARDSRYQVPGGPVTASSYQVGQAAPGVPTAANTVGDVRIERAGDKRWLVVNRPADQLWGPVRDFWQENGFLLAMDQANLGIMETDWAENRAKIPQDFIRSTLGKLLDSVYSTAERDRFRTRFERTPGGGTEIFISHRGMVEVYSNTQKDQTVWQPRPADPELETEFLRRLMVKLGVPQEQSKALVAAGAVKPIARVASVDSKPVVQIDEGFDRAWRRVGLALDRTGFTVEDRDRSQGTYFVRYVPPNPDKKEPGFLGKLLNFGRGDKTEAPLKYRIAVRSQGESTTVSVLDAQGAPEASANAQRIVQVIADDLK; from the coding sequence GTGAAGCGATTTGCAAAGCTGGGCGTGCTGGCCGCCTGCGCCGCACTGGCGGCGTGCTCGATCCTGGAGAACGACCGGATCGACTACAAGTCGGCCAGCAAGGGCGCGACGCTGGAAGTGCCGCCCGACCTCACCCAGCTCGCGCGCGACTCGCGCTACCAGGTGCCGGGGGGGCCGGTCACGGCCAGTTCCTACCAGGTGGGCCAGGCAGCGCCGGGCGTGCCGACGGCGGCCAACACGGTCGGCGACGTGCGCATCGAGCGCGCCGGCGACAAGCGCTGGCTGGTGGTCAACCGCCCGGCCGACCAGCTCTGGGGCCCGGTGCGCGACTTCTGGCAGGAAAACGGCTTCCTGCTGGCGATGGACCAGGCCAACCTGGGCATCATGGAAACCGATTGGGCCGAGAACCGCGCCAAGATCCCGCAGGACTTCATCCGCAGCACCCTGGGCAAGTTGCTCGACTCGGTCTATTCCACCGCCGAGCGCGACCGCTTCCGTACCCGCTTCGAGCGCACCCCCGGCGGCGGCACCGAGATCTTCATCAGCCACCGCGGCATGGTCGAGGTCTACAGCAACACCCAGAAGGACCAGACGGTGTGGCAGCCGCGCCCGGCCGACCCGGAGCTGGAAACCGAGTTCCTGCGCCGGCTGATGGTGAAGCTGGGCGTGCCGCAGGAGCAGTCCAAGGCCTTGGTGGCCGCCGGCGCCGTCAAGCCCATCGCACGGGTGGCCTCCGTCGACAGCAAGCCGGTGGTGCAGATCGACGAAGGCTTCGATCGCGCCTGGCGCCGCGTCGGCCTGGCGCTGGACCGCACCGGCTTCACGGTGGAAGACCGCGACCGCAGCCAGGGCACCTATTTCGTGCGCTACGTCCCGCCCAACCCGGACAAGAAGGAGCCGGGCTTCCTGGGCAAGCTGCTGAACTTCGGCCGCGGCGACAAGACCGAGGCGCCGCTGAAGTACCGCATCGCCGTGCGCAGCCAGGGCGAGTCCACCACCGTGTCGGTGCTCGACGCCCAGGGCGCGCCCGAGGCATCGGCCAACGCGCAGCGGATCGTCCAGGTCATTGCCGACGACCTGAAGTAA